A single genomic interval of Arthrobacter globiformis harbors:
- a CDS encoding RraA family protein, translating to MYINASAENITVYPEWPRPEQELVQSLAAYPPALIGDVRKRLDMMSADIRCLTPGARLAGTALPIQIWEGDNLAIHRGLDEAKPGDVLVISGNAVTNRSVFGGILAEICLHKGVTGVIVDGAVRDIEEMNEMGLAVFARAVVPAGPSKNGPGYVGKPVACGNVVCNPGDVVIGDQDGIVVIPQSELNETLAALPAQENLERQIRDRIKEAVAS from the coding sequence GTGTACATCAACGCCTCCGCCGAAAACATCACCGTCTACCCCGAATGGCCCCGCCCCGAACAGGAGCTCGTACAGTCCCTCGCGGCCTACCCCCCGGCGCTGATCGGTGACGTACGCAAACGCCTGGACATGATGTCAGCGGACATCCGGTGCCTGACCCCCGGTGCCCGGCTGGCCGGGACCGCCCTCCCCATCCAGATTTGGGAAGGCGACAACCTCGCCATCCACCGCGGACTCGACGAAGCCAAACCCGGGGACGTCCTGGTCATCTCCGGGAACGCCGTCACCAACCGGTCCGTCTTCGGCGGCATCCTCGCCGAAATCTGCCTCCATAAGGGCGTCACCGGTGTGATCGTCGACGGAGCCGTTCGTGACATCGAAGAGATGAACGAGATGGGCCTTGCCGTCTTCGCCCGCGCCGTAGTTCCCGCCGGGCCCTCTAAAAACGGACCCGGGTATGTCGGCAAACCGGTCGCCTGCGGCAACGTCGTCTGCAACCCAGGTGATGTCGTCATCGGCGATCAGGACGGCATAGTCGTCATCCCGCAATCAGAACTTAACGAAACTCTTGCGGCCCTCCCCGCCCAGGAAAACCTCGAACGCCAGATCCGCGACCGGATCAAAGAAGCCGTCGCCTCCTAG
- a CDS encoding CGNR zinc finger domain-containing protein encodes MSETLLAAVPGAEEHPCLALVNSASELPGGKRYDELDGPDDAAAWLRAHDLIAPDTVLHEHCRGRLADLRADLRDLFTAHTAGDVPTAAAVHAVNRALTCAPGALLLRFDPAAGFTRCAKHPVTQVVEHVMAVIADDAASLLSGDQASLLASCEADACERFFLRTHARRQWCSTRCGDRVRAARAYARKRAIHSA; translated from the coding sequence ATGTCGGAGACACTGCTAGCAGCCGTACCAGGCGCCGAAGAGCATCCCTGTCTCGCGCTGGTCAACAGCGCAAGCGAACTGCCCGGAGGCAAACGCTACGACGAATTGGACGGTCCTGACGACGCCGCGGCTTGGCTGAGAGCACACGATCTCATCGCACCGGACACTGTGCTGCACGAGCACTGCCGGGGCAGGCTCGCAGACCTGCGCGCAGACCTGCGCGATCTCTTCACCGCGCACACCGCTGGCGACGTCCCCACCGCAGCGGCCGTGCATGCTGTTAATCGTGCGCTGACCTGCGCCCCCGGCGCGCTGCTTTTACGGTTCGATCCGGCGGCCGGGTTCACCCGGTGCGCCAAGCATCCCGTGACACAGGTCGTCGAGCACGTCATGGCCGTCATCGCCGATGATGCCGCCTCCCTGCTAAGCGGCGACCAAGCATCGCTGCTCGCCTCCTGCGAAGCAGACGCGTGCGAACGATTCTTCCTCCGCACCCACGCGCGACGGCAATGGTGCTCAACCCGCTGCGGCGACCGAGTCCGCGCCGCACGCGCCTACGCACGCAAACGCGCGATACACAGCGCGTGA
- a CDS encoding MFS transporter gives MAASTGRDGTYDCRCAMVLGIIGLWAGAPAPVVLTLFLVFSFFNAVYNTLTNVYPGEVFLTEIRGIRTGFAAAVSRVGAGIGTFLLPMSMENLGARPTMLIAAGIALAGAGLSQWLAPETKGKTLTETAAGYAH, from the coding sequence ATGGCCGCTAGCACCGGCCGCGACGGCACCTACGACTGCCGGTGCGCAATGGTCCTCGGGATCATCGGACTGTGGGCAGGCGCGCCGGCTCCCGTCGTGCTGACCCTGTTCCTGGTCTTTTCGTTCTTCAACGCCGTGTATAACACGTTGACGAACGTCTACCCCGGCGAGGTCTTCCTAACCGAGATTAGGGGGATCAGAACAGGCTTCGCCGCCGCTGTAAGCCGCGTCGGGGCTGGTATCGGCACCTTCCTGCTTCCCATGTCCATGGAAAACCTCGGAGCCCGTCCCACTATGCTGATCGCCGCCGGTATAGCTCTCGCCGGCGCCGGACTGTCCCAGTGGCTCGCCCCCGAGACCAAGGGCAAAACGCTCACCGAAACGGCCGCCGGGTACGCGCACTAA
- a CDS encoding cysteine hydrolase family protein — translation MTAPRRALIVIDAQQEYFDGLLPIQYPARDESIANIQTAIKAAEQTGTPVVLVQHELPAKAPVFASGSATWQNHPEVAAHENVAAKRISKQFSSIFADTDLEGWLREQGIDTITLVGYMTNNCVIASAAAAEPLGFIVEVLRDATGAIDLANDAGIAPARHVHETLMALLHSNWAAVTDTATWTTALHTSAPLTKSDLITSAAQGRSTRQETQVSPR, via the coding sequence ATGACCGCACCGCGCAGAGCCCTGATCGTCATCGACGCCCAACAGGAATACTTCGACGGACTGCTCCCGATTCAATACCCAGCCCGCGATGAATCCATCGCCAACATCCAGACCGCGATCAAGGCCGCAGAGCAGACCGGAACGCCGGTCGTGCTCGTCCAGCACGAACTCCCGGCAAAAGCCCCGGTCTTCGCATCCGGATCGGCGACCTGGCAGAACCACCCCGAAGTAGCCGCCCACGAGAACGTAGCAGCCAAGCGCATCAGCAAGCAGTTCTCCAGCATCTTCGCTGACACCGACCTTGAAGGCTGGTTGCGTGAACAGGGCATCGACACGATCACGCTCGTTGGCTACATGACAAACAACTGCGTGATTGCCTCCGCCGCGGCCGCCGAGCCTCTTGGATTCATCGTCGAAGTCCTCAGAGACGCGACCGGAGCAATCGACCTCGCCAACGACGCCGGCATCGCGCCCGCACGCCACGTCCACGAGACCCTTATGGCGCTGCTGCACTCCAACTGGGCCGCCGTCACCGACACCGCGACCTGGACCACAGCACTGCATACGAGCGCGCCGCTGACCAAGAGCGACCTCATCACCTCCGCCGCGCAAGGCCGCAGCACCCGGCAGGAAACCCAGGTAAGCCCCCGGTGA
- a CDS encoding YidH family protein, whose product MTNDTKTPGSGGRGSLSARILRGGSEPDPRFTLANERTFLAWIRTSLAMLAGAVAIEAFMADFFGPELRKSISVLLLALALLIGGGSFFRWVNVERAMRSKTPLPLPWIAPLLAVGAALVAVIMVIFVLARPN is encoded by the coding sequence ATGACTAACGACACTAAGACCCCGGGAAGCGGCGGGCGGGGCAGTCTTTCTGCCCGGATCCTGCGCGGCGGCAGTGAACCGGATCCCCGGTTCACGCTGGCCAACGAGCGCACGTTCCTGGCCTGGATCCGCACTTCACTCGCAATGCTCGCCGGCGCCGTCGCTATCGAGGCGTTCATGGCCGATTTCTTCGGCCCGGAACTGCGCAAGAGCATCTCCGTGCTGCTGCTCGCACTGGCCCTTCTTATCGGCGGCGGCTCGTTCTTCCGCTGGGTTAACGTCGAGCGCGCCATGCGCTCCAAAACACCACTGCCCCTGCCCTGGATCGCGCCGCTCCTGGCTGTCGGCGCCGCTCTCGTCGCGGTTATCATGGTCATCTTCGTCCTTGCCAGGCCGAATTAA
- a CDS encoding DUF202 domain-containing protein, whose translation MPAPRHRPRHGDGGLQPERTDLAWGRTTLSMVVAAAVFLRWLPHHGWFVGTLVAAAILTATAINFTRKRRFHRAIHGINHEHMPPDIASTTAVAASVVILSLLGIYTVLFLPLNP comes from the coding sequence ATGCCGGCACCACGGCACCGTCCCAGACACGGGGACGGCGGGCTGCAGCCGGAGCGCACCGACCTCGCGTGGGGGCGCACCACCCTCTCGATGGTCGTCGCCGCGGCAGTCTTTCTGCGCTGGCTGCCCCACCATGGCTGGTTCGTGGGAACCCTTGTCGCGGCCGCCATCCTCACTGCAACCGCCATCAACTTCACCCGTAAACGCCGCTTTCACCGCGCCATCCACGGCATTAACCACGAACACATGCCCCCGGACATCGCTTCCACGACTGCCGTGGCCGCAAGCGTGGTCATCCTGTCCCTCCTCGGGATCTACACCGTCCTCTTCCTGCCCTTAAACCCCTGA
- a CDS encoding LLM class flavin-dependent oxidoreductase: MKFGRPSGTAPFTLSVLSAGGTGVGMTAEEGLAGTISLARTADRRGYHRFWMSEHHAMGATSVSSPPLMVARLIAETTRIRLGAGGVMLPNHSPLLIAEQFGMLEALAPGRIDLGLGRAPGTDRATAAALRRGADANDGFPQQVLELLRFLGDEFPPGHPYRHVHAVPGPWQAKENRVPAPSTFPEVWVLGSSPYSAQLAGHLGRPYAFALQFGDADIDTAMRLYRESFQPSDVLAKPHTLVSVPAAISDDPAEAKRQAATSAMAMLRMFKSEGYLLLPPDEVEAYQATMQERQILDAYTSRSFHGTAATVADRLEALHERTGVDEVMLVVGGHSTTLDQRGITLIADHYALPHLEAPLSAA; encoded by the coding sequence ATGAAGTTCGGTCGACCATCTGGCACGGCCCCGTTCACACTGTCCGTGCTTTCCGCTGGCGGCACCGGTGTCGGGATGACCGCTGAGGAGGGGCTCGCTGGCACGATCTCGCTGGCGCGGACGGCGGACCGGCGTGGTTATCACCGGTTCTGGATGTCTGAGCATCATGCGATGGGGGCGACCTCGGTGTCTTCACCGCCGTTGATGGTCGCCCGCCTCATCGCGGAGACAACGCGCATCCGCCTTGGCGCCGGAGGGGTGATGCTGCCTAACCACTCCCCGTTGCTGATCGCCGAGCAGTTCGGAATGCTGGAGGCTCTCGCCCCGGGCCGGATCGATCTCGGGCTGGGACGCGCCCCCGGCACTGATAGGGCGACTGCTGCGGCTCTGCGTCGGGGCGCGGATGCCAACGACGGATTCCCACAGCAGGTGCTCGAATTGCTTCGTTTCCTGGGCGACGAGTTCCCTCCTGGACACCCCTACCGGCATGTCCACGCGGTTCCCGGCCCCTGGCAGGCAAAGGAGAACCGGGTGCCTGCGCCCTCGACCTTCCCGGAGGTGTGGGTGCTGGGCTCCTCTCCGTACTCAGCACAACTGGCCGGGCACCTCGGCCGACCGTATGCGTTCGCCTTGCAGTTCGGCGACGCTGATATCGATACGGCCATGCGTCTTTACCGTGAGAGCTTCCAGCCCTCCGACGTGCTCGCTAAGCCGCACACCCTCGTCAGCGTGCCCGCGGCGATCAGCGATGACCCGGCTGAGGCAAAACGGCAGGCGGCAACATCGGCGATGGCGATGCTGCGCATGTTCAAGAGCGAGGGCTACCTGCTCCTGCCTCCGGACGAGGTTGAGGCCTACCAAGCAACGATGCAGGAGCGGCAGATCCTCGACGCCTACACCAGCCGCAGTTTTCATGGCACCGCCGCTACTGTCGCTGACCGTCTCGAAGCCCTGCACGAGCGCACCGGGGTCGATGAGGTGATGCTCGTCGTCGGCGGCCATTCAACAACCCTGGACCAGCGCGGGATCACCCTGATTGCCGATCACTACGCACTGCCGCACCTTGAGGCACCGCTTTCGGCCGCGTAG
- a CDS encoding carboxymuconolactone decarboxylase family protein, whose translation MHDHQADARYMKDLKESAPEMVSAFFAFDKAVFGKKAGGLDPLVRELIAVGVAITTQCPFCIEDHTKRAVTAGASKADIAEAVMVATALRAGGGVTHGWKAMRSIAEGD comes from the coding sequence ATGCATGATCACCAGGCAGATGCCCGGTACATGAAGGATCTGAAGGAAAGCGCGCCGGAGATGGTCTCCGCGTTCTTCGCGTTCGACAAGGCGGTTTTCGGCAAGAAGGCCGGCGGCCTTGACCCCCTTGTCCGGGAACTCATCGCAGTCGGTGTCGCAATCACCACACAATGCCCCTTCTGCATCGAGGATCACACCAAGCGTGCCGTCACCGCAGGAGCCTCCAAAGCAGACATTGCGGAGGCCGTCATGGTTGCTACCGCACTGCGTGCCGGCGGCGGAGTCACCCACGGGTGGAAAGCGATGAGAAGCATCGCCGAAGGGGACTGA
- a CDS encoding TetR/AcrR family transcriptional regulator has protein sequence MSFPPGYRIERERTRAGKAGDAARAKAVMAAIELFSASGYNKTSIAEVALRTGLSQSGLLHHFPNKSALLSAVLEQREKEDSEFLFGEGDAPMGWAALDSLVALVARNSTRPEWIGLFVRISAEATEPAHPAHEWMLNHYRSIRSWLTQAVEHGQKTGEILPDAPVEAIVRNTIAVLDGLQQQWVAEPHTMSMVAELRVYLHGLRSTWGTPQR, from the coding sequence ATGTCATTTCCCCCTGGATATCGTATCGAGCGCGAGCGTACCCGCGCCGGGAAGGCCGGCGATGCCGCCCGGGCCAAAGCCGTCATGGCAGCGATTGAGCTGTTCTCCGCAAGCGGGTACAACAAGACCTCAATTGCCGAGGTCGCACTCCGCACCGGCCTGTCCCAGTCCGGCCTGCTGCACCACTTCCCGAACAAGTCCGCGCTTCTATCCGCCGTGCTGGAACAGCGCGAGAAGGAAGACAGCGAGTTCCTTTTCGGCGAAGGGGACGCGCCCATGGGCTGGGCGGCCCTCGACTCCCTCGTCGCGCTCGTGGCCAGGAACTCCACCCGCCCGGAATGGATCGGGCTCTTCGTGCGCATCTCCGCCGAGGCCACCGAACCTGCCCATCCCGCCCACGAGTGGATGCTGAACCACTACCGCAGCATCCGGTCCTGGCTCACCCAAGCGGTCGAGCACGGGCAAAAGACGGGCGAAATTCTCCCCGACGCGCCCGTCGAAGCGATCGTCCGGAACACCATCGCCGTGCTTGACGGCCTCCAGCAACAATGGGTCGCCGAACCCCACACCATGTCCATGGTCGCCGAGCTCCGCGTGTACCTCCACGGGCTCCGATCCACCTGGGGAACTCCCCAGCGCTGA
- a CDS encoding hydroxyacid dehydrogenase: MTEIYISDVIHEDVLADIRKNAIVHVGYGPDKVNYLDISENIDGVILRAETFTREMIEASPRLKIIARHGVGTDNVDIPAASENGVWVTSTPGSNSNAVAEHVFSLLLSLTRRIVPAANRVLAGTWAEGRGDLVGFELSGRTLGIVGFGAIGKRVAAIATGFGMRVLAADPIAQAADVAAAGADLVELDTLYDGADIITLHAPLLPGTRHMISTRELGLMKPGAIVINTSRGGLIDEDALVTALTSGTLAGAALDVLEAESIDMKDPLSHNRVPLHEVPNLLVTPHIAGQTQEAFQEAGTRSWSEVRAVLAGATPAFSVNANDLRKVPA, from the coding sequence GTGACCGAAATCTACATCTCGGACGTCATCCACGAGGACGTCCTGGCAGACATCCGCAAGAACGCCATCGTGCACGTCGGCTACGGCCCCGACAAGGTCAACTACCTCGACATCAGCGAGAACATTGACGGAGTCATCCTGCGGGCGGAAACCTTCACCCGCGAAATGATCGAAGCCTCTCCCCGGCTGAAGATCATTGCCCGTCACGGGGTCGGCACCGACAACGTCGACATCCCGGCAGCATCAGAGAATGGTGTCTGGGTCACCAGCACCCCGGGCTCGAACAGCAACGCCGTCGCCGAGCACGTCTTCTCTCTTCTGCTCTCCCTGACGCGCCGAATCGTCCCGGCCGCTAACCGTGTCCTGGCCGGCACCTGGGCCGAGGGCCGCGGAGACCTGGTCGGTTTCGAACTCTCCGGCCGCACGCTCGGGATCGTGGGCTTCGGAGCCATCGGCAAGCGTGTCGCCGCCATTGCCACGGGCTTCGGGATGCGGGTGCTCGCCGCAGACCCCATAGCTCAGGCCGCAGACGTCGCAGCCGCGGGCGCCGACCTGGTTGAACTGGACACCCTGTATGACGGGGCGGACATCATCACCCTGCACGCCCCGCTGCTGCCCGGCACCCGCCACATGATCTCCACCCGCGAACTGGGCCTGATGAAACCCGGCGCCATTGTCATCAACACCTCCCGCGGTGGTCTGATCGATGAGGACGCACTGGTCACGGCCCTTACCAGCGGCACCCTCGCCGGCGCGGCCCTTGACGTGCTCGAAGCCGAGAGCATCGACATGAAGGACCCGCTGTCCCACAACAGGGTGCCCCTGCACGAAGTGCCCAACCTGCTCGTCACCCCCCACATCGCCGGCCAGACCCAGGAAGCATTCCAGGAAGCAGGCACCCGTTCCTGGTCAGAAGTACGCGCCGTCCTGGCAGGTGCAACCCCGGCGTTCTCGGTCAACGCCAACGACCTCCGCAAAGTCCCTGCCTGA
- a CDS encoding MFS transporter: MTTPTIAAPDAERRTKAKKATGVAAFGTFIEYYDFSVYGYVAATLAIVFFPGDDPVIGLLNTLLVFGSAFVVRPLGAVFFGRLGDRMGRRTSLIASITCMGVAATLTGLLPGYAQIGVLAPILLVLLRMLQGFSTGGEIGGAAAYIHEWAAPNRRSLFVSLIPSIAQLGKGLAAGLAALAAAMMPAADLAAWGWRIPFLLALPLGILCLVMRLKVEDSPEFQAINKTTEGTSKAPFKEVLTKYPKALAKVTSISLVQNLGTYIGTVFVAVYFSEVLGFTKGEASTIVLLAVLFAALLIPMAGQLGSRIGSKKVLLWSYVAYVAVTIPSFAMMNQHSFVLALLGLGLGIIPYALCQAGTYGAMLEFYPTRVRHTGVAFGHSVGAVIGGGAGPYLATWLIDLTGNTFVPAFILVGAGAFGLLVVGLTVRANSDPSSHLYR, translated from the coding sequence ATGACTACCCCAACCATTGCCGCCCCCGATGCAGAGAGGCGCACGAAGGCCAAGAAGGCTACCGGCGTCGCCGCTTTCGGTACATTCATCGAGTACTACGACTTCAGCGTCTACGGCTACGTGGCCGCGACCCTGGCAATCGTCTTCTTCCCCGGCGACGATCCGGTCATCGGCCTGCTGAACACGCTCTTGGTGTTCGGCTCGGCATTTGTCGTCCGTCCGCTCGGCGCAGTGTTTTTCGGCCGCCTCGGTGACCGCATGGGCCGCCGGACCAGCCTGATCGCGAGCATCACCTGCATGGGTGTCGCCGCTACCCTGACCGGCCTCCTGCCGGGCTACGCACAGATCGGCGTGCTCGCCCCGATCCTGCTGGTGCTGCTGCGCATGCTCCAGGGCTTCTCCACCGGCGGGGAAATCGGCGGCGCCGCCGCCTACATCCACGAATGGGCCGCCCCGAACCGCCGCTCCCTCTTCGTCTCCCTCATTCCCAGCATCGCCCAGCTCGGCAAGGGCCTGGCCGCCGGCTTGGCCGCCCTCGCCGCGGCAATGATGCCCGCCGCTGACCTGGCAGCGTGGGGCTGGCGGATCCCGTTCCTCCTCGCCCTCCCTCTGGGCATCCTGTGCCTGGTCATGCGCCTGAAGGTCGAAGACAGCCCGGAATTCCAGGCCATCAACAAAACCACTGAAGGAACCTCCAAAGCTCCCTTCAAGGAAGTCCTCACCAAGTACCCCAAGGCACTGGCCAAGGTCACCTCCATCTCCCTCGTGCAAAACCTCGGAACCTACATCGGCACCGTGTTCGTCGCCGTCTACTTCAGCGAAGTCCTCGGCTTCACCAAGGGCGAGGCCTCCACCATCGTCCTCTTGGCAGTCCTCTTCGCGGCCCTCCTGATTCCCATGGCCGGCCAGCTCGGCAGCCGCATCGGCAGCAAGAAGGTCCTGCTCTGGTCCTACGTCGCCTACGTCGCCGTCACCATCCCGTCCTTCGCCATGATGAACCAGCACTCCTTCGTCCTGGCACTGCTCGGCCTGGGCCTGGGCATCATCCCCTACGCCCTCTGCCAGGCCGGAACCTACGGCGCAATGCTGGAGTTCTACCCCACCCGCGTCCGCCACACCGGCGTCGCGTTCGGCCACAGCGTTGGAGCAGTCATCGGCGGCGGCGCCGGGCCCTACCTCGCCACCTGGCTTATTGACCTGACCGGCAACACCTTCGTGCCCGCCTTTATCCTCGTCGGCGCGGGCGCCTTCGGACTGCTGGTTGTCGGCCTCACCGTGCGGGCCAACTCCGATCCCTCTTCCCATCTCTACCGTTAG
- a CDS encoding pyridoxamine 5'-phosphate oxidase family protein, protein MPALTPEVLEFVSQPNPAVMATVAPDGRPVTVQIVYLAQDAEHILLSIAAGNSRGGRLGHLRADPRTSITILGRDDWTKAVTIQGTAVEFLDDENLVIIDAMTTHYFGGPYAKRDKRTAVRVWIEDWSAEIDNSDIFRATPHPEDQTVA, encoded by the coding sequence ATGCCTGCTCTGACCCCGGAAGTCCTCGAATTCGTGTCCCAGCCCAACCCTGCCGTAATGGCCACCGTCGCCCCCGACGGGCGCCCGGTGACAGTCCAGATCGTCTACCTCGCCCAGGACGCCGAACACATCCTCCTGAGCATTGCCGCCGGCAACTCCCGCGGTGGCCGCCTCGGGCACCTCCGCGCCGACCCGCGCACCTCGATCACCATCCTCGGCCGTGACGACTGGACCAAGGCCGTCACGATCCAGGGGACCGCGGTGGAATTCCTCGACGACGAGAACCTTGTCATCATCGATGCCATGACCACCCACTACTTTGGCGGCCCGTACGCGAAACGCGATAAAAGGACCGCCGTCAGAGTCTGGATCGAAGACTGGTCCGCGGAAATCGACAACAGCGACATCTTCCGAGCCACCCCGCACCCTGAAGACCAGACCGTCGCGTGA
- a CDS encoding IclR family transcriptional regulator produces the protein MEQLDQSAQRDGSKEVVAVIEAVIGRAGYGWGVRELAEELNASRSTVNRILSRLVEERLVTRDVSGAYIVGPRLKVLSAALQEGHPLFAEGERILTRLSRASGATALMAVESGNPEQCFVLASVEPDAPVRYTLPPGTNLPTHAGALGMAILTRRGTAGLPEELKKYTEASIDSRTRIENALQSYATTGAVVSIGQHIPDAAGIGVPFTVNDRLFGSLSLSRPRNEFKESDIEAGAELLSEAARELESLLTDRPSNRRPGEVLPEAESSALIQRIAAIITAFCSEPLAELTLQDLSSLWGTRSVATRRLAESARDVGLMTRLDNKTWTSGPTLLRWSSSLGSGHDLPQLVDEDLRGLSAQTGETTTLALYNRDTSEAHIGRTIAGARNVRYVLEEGEEIPLTAGAAGKAILAHLPGHVSARIGKEAGVSEQELELIRSQGWAATDSERVPDAHGIAAPFFVNGIIRGSVTVTVPNHRVAGTPPTELTSAVVSTAHRLSRLLTVKSARLPAAHEGKPGELESERDAVFAGAQ, from the coding sequence ATGGAGCAACTGGACCAGTCGGCACAGCGGGACGGCTCGAAAGAGGTCGTTGCCGTCATCGAGGCTGTCATCGGCCGCGCCGGCTACGGATGGGGCGTCCGGGAGCTGGCCGAGGAACTGAACGCCAGCCGAAGCACAGTAAACCGAATACTCAGCAGGCTCGTCGAGGAACGCCTGGTGACCAGGGACGTCAGTGGCGCCTACATCGTCGGACCTCGGCTGAAGGTCCTGTCCGCAGCGCTTCAGGAAGGCCATCCTCTCTTTGCCGAGGGGGAAAGAATTCTGACGCGCCTAAGCCGCGCGTCCGGTGCGACAGCGCTGATGGCCGTCGAAAGCGGCAACCCGGAGCAGTGCTTCGTCCTCGCATCCGTGGAACCTGACGCGCCCGTCCGGTACACGCTTCCACCTGGTACGAACCTGCCAACCCATGCCGGTGCCCTTGGAATGGCTATCCTCACCCGCCGTGGGACAGCTGGGCTGCCGGAAGAACTGAAGAAGTACACCGAAGCGTCCATTGACAGCAGGACCCGTATAGAGAATGCCCTGCAGAGCTATGCCACGACGGGCGCTGTCGTCAGCATCGGCCAGCACATTCCCGACGCCGCCGGCATCGGTGTGCCGTTCACCGTCAACGACCGGCTGTTCGGGTCCCTGTCGCTGTCCCGGCCGCGGAACGAATTCAAGGAATCAGACATCGAAGCCGGCGCCGAGCTGCTCAGCGAAGCTGCCCGGGAACTCGAATCCCTCCTCACCGACCGCCCCAGCAACCGGAGGCCGGGGGAGGTTCTGCCTGAAGCCGAATCATCCGCACTCATACAACGGATCGCCGCCATCATCACGGCGTTCTGCTCGGAACCGCTGGCCGAACTGACGCTGCAGGACCTTTCGAGTTTGTGGGGAACCCGGTCCGTGGCTACCCGCCGACTTGCTGAATCCGCCCGGGATGTGGGGCTGATGACCAGGCTGGACAACAAAACCTGGACGTCAGGCCCGACGCTGCTGCGCTGGTCATCCTCGCTCGGCTCCGGCCACGATCTTCCTCAATTAGTGGATGAGGATCTGCGCGGACTCAGCGCACAAACGGGCGAAACCACCACCCTGGCCCTCTACAACCGGGATACGAGCGAGGCCCACATCGGGCGGACAATCGCCGGGGCCCGGAATGTCCGCTACGTCCTGGAAGAAGGCGAAGAAATTCCATTGACCGCCGGAGCTGCGGGCAAAGCCATCCTCGCCCACCTGCCCGGACACGTAAGCGCCAGGATAGGCAAAGAAGCGGGAGTTTCAGAACAAGAGCTTGAGCTTATCCGCTCCCAGGGCTGGGCTGCCACTGACAGTGAACGAGTCCCTGACGCCCACGGCATCGCCGCGCCATTCTTCGTCAACGGCATCATTCGAGGGTCTGTCACCGTCACGGTCCCCAACCACCGTGTAGCCGGAACCCCACCAACAGAGCTCACCAGCGCCGTAGTCTCCACGGCCCACCGGCTCTCACGCCTGCTCACCGTCAAAAGCGCAAGGCTGCCCGCCGCGCATGAAGGCAAACCCGGAGAGCTGGAATCTGAACGCGACGCCGTCTTCGCTGGCGCGCAATAA